A genome region from Triticum aestivum cultivar Chinese Spring chromosome 2B, IWGSC CS RefSeq v2.1, whole genome shotgun sequence includes the following:
- the LOC123040100 gene encoding hydroxyphenylpyruvate reductase, with amino-acid sequence MAATRRVLVLCRLSPSSLAGLAARFSLLDRHASPLSMEAFLAAAAAANDPPRLALVPGVGVRVDAAFLDAVPSLRCVVTVSAGLNHVDLPECARRGVAVANAAGVYSSDVTDHAVGLVIDVLRRVSAADRYVRRGLWPERGDFLPLGSRLRGKRVGIVGLGSIGSAVARRLEAFGCVVSYQSRGRKHDVSYCYHPTVHDLAACSDVLVVACALTAETRHVVDRRVLDALGSGGVVVNVARGPNVDEAELVRALAEGRLAGAGLDVFEDEPDVPAELMAMDNVVLTPHRAAFTPESIADLDRLVVGNLDAFFAGTPLLTPVVVCD; translated from the coding sequence ATGGCAGCGACGCGCCGGGTGCTAGTGCTCTGCCGCCTCTCGCCGTCCTCCCTCGCCGGTCTCGCCGCCCGCTTCAGCCTCCTCGACCGCCACGCCTCGCCGCTCTCCATGGaagccttcctcgccgccgcggccgccgccaacGACCCACCGCGCCTGGCCCTCGTCCCGGGCGTGGGCGTCCGCGTCGACGCGGCTTTCCTGGACGCCGTCCCGTCGCTGCGCTGCGTGGTGACCGTTAGCGCCGGCCTGAACCACGTCGACCTCCCCGAGTGCGCGCGCCGCGGCGTCGCTGTGGCCAACGCGGCCGGGGTCTACTCCTCCGACGTCACCGACCACGCCGTCGGCCTGGTCATCGACGTGCTCCGGCGCGTATCGGCGGCCGACAGGTACGTGCGGCGGGGACTCTGGCCGGAGCGCGGCGACTTCCTGCCCCTCGGGTCCAGGCTCCGCGGGAAGCGCGTTGGCATCGTCGGCCTCGGCAGCATCGGATCGGCGGTCGCGAGGAGGCTGGAGGCGTTCGGCTGCGTCGTCTCCTACCAATCCCGCGGCCGGAAACACGACGTCTCCTACTGCTACCACCCCACGGTGCACGACCTCGCGGCGTGCTCCGACGTGCTGGTCGTCGCGTGCGCGCTGACGGCCGAGACCCGGCACGTCGTGGACAGGCGCGTGCTGGACGCGCTGGGGAGCGGCGGCGTGGTGGTGAACGTGGCGCGCGGCCCGAACGTGGACGAGGCGGAGCTGGTGAGGGCGCTCGCGGAGGGCAGGCTCGCCGGCGCCGGGCTGGACGTGTTCGAGGACGAGCCGGACGTGCCGGCTGAGCTGATGGCCATGGACAACGTCGTGCTGACGCCTCATCGGGCCGCGTTCACCCCGGAGTCCATAGCCGACCTCGACCGCCTCGTCGTTGGCAACCTCGATGCCTTCTTCGCGGGCACACCGCTGCTTACGCCCGTCGTCGTCTGTGACTGA